One genomic window of Magnolia sinica isolate HGM2019 chromosome 3, MsV1, whole genome shotgun sequence includes the following:
- the LOC131241057 gene encoding GDSL esterase/lipase At1g28600-like isoform X1 → MASISSPTMLGLLHLVAVFLTFSTAHSVLDCYTSIFSFGDSLADTGNSIRESKNAQFVGHFPYGETYFHRPTGRFSDGRLIVDFIAQELGLPYLPPYLGSSSDRDFHRGVNFAVGGATALDAAFFQERGIRNELTNNSLGIQLRWFKDLLPSLCPNPPDCGDIFRRSVFLVGEIGGNDYNYPFLQRRSLEEIRTLVPLVINSIGSTVDTLIKYGARTLVVPGNLPIGCSAAYLTVLESPRGEDYDPRTGCLTYLNEFSNYHNRKLLQELDRLRALHPNATIIYADYFNAAMGFYRSPRHFGFYGGAITACCGGGGPYNYNTSAKCGYQGATMCDNASSHVAWDGVHLTEAAYRWIADGLIRGPFFSPSIETPCLSLGSRDHSYYE, encoded by the exons ATGGCATCCATCTCTTCTCCTACCATGCTCGGTCTCCTTCACCTTGTTGCGGTTTTCCTCACATTTTCTACTGCTCATTCAGTACTAGATTGCTACACATCCATCTTCAGCTTCGGCGACTCGCTTGCCGACACTGGTAACTCAATCCGTGAATCGAAAAATGCCCAGTTCGTGGGCCATTTCCCATATGGAGAGACATACTTCCATCGTCCCACCGGTCGGTTCTCTGATGGACGCCTGATAGTCGACTTCATCG CACAAGAACTCGGACTTCCATATCTGCCTCCGTACCTTGGGTCTTCCAGCGACAGAGATTTCCATCGAGGAGTGAATTTTGCAGTTGGAGGAGCTACGGCACTCGATGCTGCTTTCTTCCAGGAGAGGGGGATTCGTAACGAGTTGACAAACAACTCTTTGGGAATTCAGCTGAGATGGTTCAAAGATCTGTTGCCTTCTCTCTGCCCCAATCCACCAG ATTGTGGAGACATCTTCAGAAGGTCGGTGTTTCTCGTGGGAGAGATTGGAGGCAACGATTACAACTACCCTTTCTTACAACGAAGGAGCTTAGAAGAGATCCGGACCTTGGTACCTTTGGTCATCAATTCCATTGGATCAACCGTCGAT ACATTAATCAAATACGGGGCTAGGACACTTGTGGTACCTGGTAACCTACCAATCGGATGCTCGGCAGCATATCTAACGGTCCTGGAGAGCCCAAGAGGAGAAGACTACGACCCTCGAACCGGTTGTCTCACGTACTTGAACGAATTCTCCAACTATCACAATCGCAAACTGCTGCAGGAGCTGGACCGATTGCGGGCACTGCATCCAAACGCTACCATCATCTACGCAGATTATTTCAATGCTGCTATGGGCTTCTACCGCTCTCCACGCCATTTTG GATTCTACGGCGGGGCTATCACAGCATGCTGCGGAGGGGGTGGGCCATACAATTACAACACATCTGCCAAGTGTGGCTACCAAGGGGCCACGATGTGCGACAACGCATCATCACATGTGGCTTGGGATGGAGTTCACCTAACGGAAGCAGCTTACAGATGGATCGCTGATGGTTTGATAAGAGGACCATTTTTCAGTCCTTCCATCGAAACCCCCTGTCTGTCATTGGGCAGCCGTGACCATTCTTACTACGAGTAA